The sequence AAGGTTGGAAAGCAGCTGGAAAATCTCTAGAATAAGCTGATTGGAGGCAAGTGGGTTTTGTTCCGTCTTGCCTCTGTTTTCTCAAGAGTGATGCCAAGGCATAGTAATCAAAGGGGTTAATGACCAAACCAGTTCTCGCCCTAAAAGAACGAGGGGAGGACTGACCACTTCTTCTTCATTGATTAAGGCTTCAATCCGTTCTTCAAGACGACTTTTGTTAGCGGTACAACTGAGGGCTGCACAACCCACCTCGGGATAACGAACCGTAAACTTCGCTACAGTAACCAACGATTCTGCCAAGAGAATCGGATCGACAGTTTGCGCTGCTTTCCAGTCTGCACGGAGTTCTCGCAATAGGAGTAATTCTTCCCACAGTTGCCTGCTGTTGGGTAACCAAGCTGTCATTTGATAAATCCAGCCCAGCCAGAAAAACCAGAATGTATCTCGATAGTGGAGATGGGCTTGTTCGTGGGCAATGACCGCTTCGAGTTGTTCTTGATCCAGAAGCGAGAGTAATCCTTCACTGATGACCAGTTTTGAGTGCCACCACCCCATTTGAGCACTGTAAGGAACAGTAAGCGGGAGAATATAGGCTTGATCACCAGACAGGGTGCTTTGTGGATTCTGGGGCAAGTTTTGGCGCGATCGCGCTCCCTTATAACCTTGCCAGAGTAAAGTGAAGAAGGCAAAACCGACAAATAACACCGTTAACCCATAACTGAGATGACTATTTTCTAGCCCTAACATTTTGCCATGTTGTCCCATCCCTAACACCGCAATGGCAGTCATTAGCAGTAATAAGGGAGGAAAGAGAAAATAAAAGAGGGTTCGTTGCCAGCGTTGGGTATAGTTGAGGAGATCTGGCGACCACAGCCAACGGATGATGATTGCACCGCCTAAAGCCATGAGAATCATAATCGTGTGCATTAGTCTTGTTCCTCCCGTTGTTGGCGAATGGATCTTAACCGCAGCGCGATCGCGTCAAGTTGTTCTAAACTCTCGAGATCCAACCGATCCGCAAATGAGGCGACTAACTCAGGATCACTCACGGCTAAAAACTGGTTTAACTGTTCGTAAGCCTTGAGCGCTTGCGCTTCTTCCCGAGAAAACTTTGCTTCCCAGTAAAACACCCGTCCTTTTTTATGACATTTGAGCCAACCTTTCTGATTAAGTCGTTGTAAGACAGTGGTTACTGAAGTATAAGCGAGTTCTCGGTCGGGATCGCTCAAAATCCGCTCATGAATTGCCTTCACACTAGTGCAACCTAACTCCCAAACAATCTCTAAAATTTCTTGTTCTAACCATCCGAGAGATAATTTTTTCGGACGTTCGTGAGGTAAAGAAGCCATGAGGTTTAACTGAATTTTTGAAAGAGAATGATGCTTTTTTCTTCTAGCATTTTCATGAACTACGCGCAAGCCGACTTACGTCTGAGCTTACGGTTTATGACGCTTCATCGCTTCCACCTCAACTCCTGAGCGCGATCGCGCAACCCGAAAAGCAATATCAAAAACGCTGGGGATTCGATATACTGTGGAATGAAAATTTCATTGGGAGGATATCGATGGAAATCGGACAAAAGGTTAAAGTATTTCGCTTGCGCGATCGCGTTTCTAATGACATTGTTGGTAAACTCGGCAAGGTGGGAACCATTCAAGACTTTAAAATGACTGATGGTAGCGGTGTCGGCGCAGTTGTTGTCTTTGATGATCATTCCACAAGTTGGTTCTTTGAAGATGAACTCAAACCTGTGGAAGAAGCTGTGAAGAGCTAATTGCAAATGATTTTAACGTTTCTTGGCAAAGGGGGCAGCGGTCGAAGCGCGATCGCGATCGCTGCTGCTTATCAACTTTCCCAAAGTGGAAAGCGAGTGCTTTTAGCCACTCAAGACCCGACAACGGAGCTTTTTTTAGAAACTCCCCTCAGTAGCACACCCACCCGTATAGCGAGCCAATTTTGGGCAGTTAATTTGGGGGCGACACTGCTCTTGGAAAAAAGCTGGGAAGAGGTGAAGAATGTGGAAGCGCAATATCTGCGTTCTCCCTTGCTGAAAGAGGTTTATGGGCAAGAACTTGCGGTTCTCCCTGGCATGGAACAAGCCCTCGCCCTCAATGCCCTCCGGGAATATTACGAAAGTGGGGACTATGATGTCATCATCTTTGATGGTGCTGGCGATTTAAGTACCCTGCGGATGTTTGCCATTCCCGAACATCTCAGTTGGTATGTGCGCCGTTTTCGAGATTTATTTCTCAACTCGGATCTCGGCAAAGCCATCTCTCCCTTTATTCAACCTCTGAGTAGTGCCATCTTAAATGTCACTTGGACAGCCGAGGATTTAACAGATAATCCTGATGCCAACCAAGCCAATCAAATGCTGGAACGAGGGAAAAACGCTCTCAGGGAAGGGAAGGTTGCGGGGTATCTGGTCACCGCAGATCATCCCTATAGTTTGAAAAGCGCGAAATTCCTTTGGGGAAGTGCTCAACAAAGTGGACTGATGATTGCTGGGGCCTTACTGAATCAGGAAACAGAAGTCCGACAAGTAGTACAGTCGGAATTTTCTCCTTTACCCGTCACTCCTTTACCATCCGTCGAACCTGGACAATGGGAAGTCTTAGGGAAGGCTTTACCCGACTTACTCGGTGCTGTCAGCCAAGCTCCACCCACAGTTGAGATTGATCGCACTCAACGCAGTGTTAAAGTGTTTTTGCCAGGGTTCAGCAAAGAACAGATTAAACTCACGCAACCCCAAACTCAACAGGAAATCACCATTGATGCAGGTGACCAACGTCGAAATATCCAACTTCCTCCCCCCTTAAAAGGGCAACCAGTAAAAGGGGCAAAGTTTTTGGATGACGGTCATCTTTTGGTTTCCTTTTAGTGCTTTTGCGAACTAGGCTCAGTGGTCAGTGATCAATGTTATATTCAGGGATGAGGGAACTGGTGTTTTTTCCCTTGTCCCCCTTAATTGATCGTAGTGACCAGTTACTCTCCCTCACCGTTAAGAGTCCCTCCTGAGCCTCCATTTGGAAAGGAAGACATTACTCTCTCCAAATAACAGTGACAATTGGGCTTTTCTAGGAGAGAGGCTGCGAGTCGATTCAGGGCAACTGCTGCGAGTAACCCCCCACCCAGAGCGCTTTCACTGGTCAGATAGGGAATTGGTAGCTGCATCAGTCGTCGTTTCGCTGCTGGGGCATGACTAAAGCCAATGGGCAGTCCAATCACTAGGGCAGGTTGACAATTGTGCGTTTCTACCCATTCACAGAGTTTGAGCAACACAGAGGGCGCGTAACCAATTACCCATAAGTTCCCTTCAACTTGTTCGGCGAGATGTTGTTGCCAATTTTGATTTTGCCAAAACTCTGTTTCTGCATCAGCAGCACTATCCAGGTGAGGATCGTCCATTAAAGAAACCCATTCACAGCCCAAATGAGTCAAGCGAGTCTGATCGAGGGTATTGAGAACGGCAGGAACATCCGTAACAATTTTACAGCCAGCGCTGAGGCTTTCTCTGGCTGCTTTAATCAGATCGGGGCTGAGACGAATAAAGGCAGCTAAACTGACATCTCCGCAAGCTAAGACTAAATGAGATAAAATATCGACTTCGATTTCCGAGCGCTGAGATAGATCAGGTAACAAATACTGCAAAGCCTGCTGAAAATTCTCAGGATGGTCATAAACCGTTGCATCTAAGTTTTCCCAAAGGGCTTCGCTTAACGATCGCGCGGTTTCTGTTTCTGCTTGCAAGCGTCGCAGTTGGGCTAGAGCTTCTCCCTGGTGCGATTGACAAGCGGTATCTCTCCCTAATAATCCCTCCAGCGCGATCGCGGTTTTGCGCCATTTCACCAGTTGCTGTAAAACCGTCTGATATTGTTGCTGTAACTTTTGCAATAGAGAATCTGAGTCTGGATTAGCATCTTCTTCCAAAATCTGTTTAATGTGAGAAAGTTGGAATCCCTGTTCTTTCAGGGCAATAATGCGTTGCAACCGTTGCACATCCGCTTCTGTGTAGAGGCGATAGTTGCTTTCCGAACGCTGCGGAGGGGGCATTAAACCAATTTGGTGATAGTGGCGAACCATACGTGGAGTCGCGCGATCGCCCACGGCTGCAGTGAGTTGTTTAATGGTCAGCATTAATTCCTTGACCTTCACATCAATGTCAAAGTTTATCATAAATAAGCTAATGAAGACTGACTTTTAAAATGGTTCGTGATATGAAACACAATAAATCCTGCCACACACCGATTCACTTATTCCCCCCTTTCAAAGGGGGGGTTAGGGGGGATTCCTATGCAGCAGACTTGTTGGCATTTCCTATGAAAAATGGTTAGTGAGTGATTAAACAATGGTTAGTGAGTTAATAGAAGCAAGAAAACTCCCAAATTGGATTAAAAATTATCCCGAAGCTATCCCACCTGTGGCTTGTGCTGTCTTGACGTTCCTCGGTTGGCTGGCTTTCAGTGGCAATCTCCTCGGATTAGGGGTTTGGTTATTGGTAGCAGCGTATATTATCGGCGGTTACGAAAACGCCCGTGAAGGAGTCACAACCCTTTGGCAAGAACAGGAACTAGATGTGGACTTGCTGATGATTATTGCTGCTTTAGGGGCTGCCATTTTGGGGCTGTGGCAAGAGGATTATTATCTTTTAGTGGATGGGGCGGTTCTCATTTTAATTTTTGCCACCAGTGGCGCTTTAGAAGACATCGCCATGCAGCGCACTGAGCGTAATATTCGCAGTTTGATGGAACTCACCCCTGATACCGCCAGACTGTTCAAGGAAGGACGGGAAATGATTGTTCCCACTGAACAGTTGCAAATCGGCGATCGCGTTTTAGTCAAACCCGGGGAAATGTTCCCCACTGATGGCATTATTCAACAAGGGTTTAGTACAGTGAACCAAGCGCCAATTACAGGAGAATCGATTCCTGTGGAAAAGCAAGTCGCGGATGAAGTCTTCGCGGGAACAATTAATGGCAATGGGGCGCTAACCATTGAACTGCATAAACCCCCCGAAAGCAGTCTGATTCAGCGTGTGATTCAATTAGTGGAAGAAGCAAAAACCTCTCAGCCTCCTTCCCAGCAGTTTCTGGAACAATTTGAGCGTCGTTATGCCCGAGTCATTGTTTTTGTGGGTGTGGGTTTGGCAACGCTTCCGCCTTTGGTTTTCGCTTGGGATTGGGAAACAACTATTTATCGGGCGTTAGTGTTTCTGGTGGTTGCTTCCCCCTGTGCGTTGATGGCTGCAATTATGCCCACTTTACTCTCTGGGATTGCTCGTGGGGCAAGAGATGGCATTTTATTCAAAGATGGCGCACAATTAGAAACGATCGGCAAAATCAGCGCGATCGCGTTTGATAAGACAGGAACGCTCACCACAGGTCAATTGCAACTGAAACAGGTCATTCCTTCCTCAAATACGACTAAAGCAGAACTCTTACAAATTGCTGCTTCCTTAGAAGCCTACTCAGAACATCCCATTGGCGATGCAATTTTACAAGCTGCTGAAGCTGAGAATTTGTCTTTACTGGGCGCGATCGAGGTTCAGGCAAAAGTAGGACAAGGAATTATCGGGCAGATTGCGGGGAAATCAGTCACAGTGGGCAAAAAACAATTTGTCTTGACCGAAGAAATTGAGGTCGATCGCGCGAGGCAAGAAGGGCGGTCGCTTCGCGACATCGAGGCAAAAAGTGAACAGTTAGCCGATCAAGGTTGTAGTATCGTTTGGGTCGTTCAAGAACATCAACTCTTGGGCATCTTAGCCGTTGCCGATCAAATTCATCCCCAAGCGCAACAGTTACTAACAAAGCTCAAAGAGATGGGGATTAAGGAAACAATTATGCTCACTGGCGATCAAAGCACCACTGCACAAACTGTTGCTGCTAGTCTTTGCCTCGATCGAGTCTATGCGAATCTTCT comes from Halothece sp. PCC 7418 and encodes:
- a CDS encoding ArsA family ATPase, translating into MQMILTFLGKGGSGRSAIAIAAAYQLSQSGKRVLLATQDPTTELFLETPLSSTPTRIASQFWAVNLGATLLLEKSWEEVKNVEAQYLRSPLLKEVYGQELAVLPGMEQALALNALREYYESGDYDVIIFDGAGDLSTLRMFAIPEHLSWYVRRFRDLFLNSDLGKAISPFIQPLSSAILNVTWTAEDLTDNPDANQANQMLERGKNALREGKVAGYLVTADHPYSLKSAKFLWGSAQQSGLMIAGALLNQETEVRQVVQSEFSPLPVTPLPSVEPGQWEVLGKALPDLLGAVSQAPPTVEIDRTQRSVKVFLPGFSKEQIKLTQPQTQQEITIDAGDQRRNIQLPPPLKGQPVKGAKFLDDGHLLVSF
- a CDS encoding DUF2862 domain-containing protein gives rise to the protein MEIGQKVKVFRLRDRVSNDIVGKLGKVGTIQDFKMTDGSGVGAVVVFDDHSTSWFFEDELKPVEEAVKS
- a CDS encoding heavy metal translocating P-type ATPase yields the protein MVSELIEARKLPNWIKNYPEAIPPVACAVLTFLGWLAFSGNLLGLGVWLLVAAYIIGGYENAREGVTTLWQEQELDVDLLMIIAALGAAILGLWQEDYYLLVDGAVLILIFATSGALEDIAMQRTERNIRSLMELTPDTARLFKEGREMIVPTEQLQIGDRVLVKPGEMFPTDGIIQQGFSTVNQAPITGESIPVEKQVADEVFAGTINGNGALTIELHKPPESSLIQRVIQLVEEAKTSQPPSQQFLEQFERRYARVIVFVGVGLATLPPLVFAWDWETTIYRALVFLVVASPCALMAAIMPTLLSGIARGARDGILFKDGAQLETIGKISAIAFDKTGTLTTGQLQLKQVIPSSNTTKAELLQIAASLEAYSEHPIGDAILQAAEAENLSLLGAIEVQAKVGQGIIGQIAGKSVTVGKKQFVLTEEIEVDRARQEGRSLRDIEAKSEQLADQGCSIVWVVQEHQLLGILAVADQIHPQAQQLLTKLKEMGIKETIMLTGDQSTTAQTVAASLCLDRVYANLLPEDKVEIVKELQPHYTVAMVGDGINDAPALAQADVGIAMGGIGSDVALETADIVLMADRLGKLEQAIRIGKKSQRITTQNITLALTSIGLLMIANFLGELTLPAGVFGHEGSTLLVTLNGLRLLKN
- a CDS encoding precorrin-8X methylmutase — protein: MINFDIDVKVKELMLTIKQLTAAVGDRATPRMVRHYHQIGLMPPPQRSESNYRLYTEADVQRLQRIIALKEQGFQLSHIKQILEEDANPDSDSLLQKLQQQYQTVLQQLVKWRKTAIALEGLLGRDTACQSHQGEALAQLRRLQAETETARSLSEALWENLDATVYDHPENFQQALQYLLPDLSQRSEIEVDILSHLVLACGDVSLAAFIRLSPDLIKAARESLSAGCKIVTDVPAVLNTLDQTRLTHLGCEWVSLMDDPHLDSAADAETEFWQNQNWQQHLAEQVEGNLWVIGYAPSVLLKLCEWVETHNCQPALVIGLPIGFSHAPAAKRRLMQLPIPYLTSESALGGGLLAAVALNRLAASLLEKPNCHCYLERVMSSFPNGGSGGTLNGEGE
- a CDS encoding BlaI/MecI/CopY family transcriptional regulator is translated as MASLPHERPKKLSLGWLEQEILEIVWELGCTSVKAIHERILSDPDRELAYTSVTTVLQRLNQKGWLKCHKKGRVFYWEAKFSREEAQALKAYEQLNQFLAVSDPELVASFADRLDLESLEQLDAIALRLRSIRQQREEQD
- a CDS encoding M56 family metallopeptidase: MHTIMILMALGGAIIIRWLWSPDLLNYTQRWQRTLFYFLFPPLLLLMTAIAVLGMGQHGKMLGLENSHLSYGLTVLFVGFAFFTLLWQGYKGARSRQNLPQNPQSTLSGDQAYILPLTVPYSAQMGWWHSKLVISEGLLSLLDQEQLEAVIAHEQAHLHYRDTFWFFWLGWIYQMTAWLPNSRQLWEELLLLRELRADWKAAQTVDPILLAESLVTVAKFTVRYPEVGCAALSCTANKSRLEERIEALINEEEVVSPPLVLLGRELVWSLTPLITMPWHHS